The proteins below are encoded in one region of uncultured Eubacteriales bacterium:
- a CDS encoding ABC transporter, permease protein, translated as MSKTLVNEATELTAELAIEQANWRREQTVATPKLLRSILFTTGGFAIAILFNLLFPQIAEGLKDARYAFGPLTLDRNGFYHLVLLAIILIYILLGVQAYFTPHKRSRYVKQAAFRFALGIALALFDLVGTKLKLTPQPFFPGPSQILESFLIEGPYIGTNILYSLRLFGTGFLLGVLLGVTTGVLIGWFPKIYYWVYPVLKITGVIPAVAWMPFALTLFPTPFAAASFLIVICSWFPVASQTSFGIQTTPRAQFEAARTLGGNTGYLVFHVAVPHAMPQIFSGITTACAGSFTCLVIAEMMGQPGGLGYYINVAKVWAAYYKIFAAILIMAILFSLILAVLGAIRDYVLRWQRGQFK; from the coding sequence TTGAGTAAAACACTTGTAAACGAAGCAACAGAGTTAACTGCCGAACTGGCCATAGAGCAAGCGAACTGGCGGCGTGAGCAGACGGTAGCCACGCCGAAGTTACTGCGCTCCATCCTGTTTACCACAGGCGGATTTGCCATCGCAATCCTATTCAACCTGCTGTTTCCTCAAATCGCAGAGGGCCTGAAAGACGCGCGGTATGCGTTCGGGCCCCTGACGCTCGACCGTAACGGTTTCTATCATCTGGTGCTGCTGGCCATTATCCTGATTTATATACTGCTGGGCGTGCAAGCTTACTTTACCCCTCATAAGCGGTCTCGCTATGTCAAGCAAGCGGCTTTTCGTTTCGCTCTGGGCATTGCGCTGGCCTTGTTCGACCTGGTGGGCACGAAACTTAAGCTCACACCCCAGCCGTTTTTCCCCGGCCCGTCCCAGATCTTGGAGTCCTTTCTGATAGAAGGTCCTTATATCGGGACAAATATTCTCTACTCCCTGCGGCTGTTCGGCACCGGCTTTCTGCTGGGGGTTTTGCTGGGCGTGACCACCGGAGTTCTGATCGGCTGGTTCCCCAAGATCTATTACTGGGTCTATCCGGTGCTGAAAATCACCGGCGTGATTCCGGCTGTGGCCTGGATGCCGTTTGCGCTCACCCTGTTTCCTACGCCGTTTGCGGCGGCTTCGTTCCTCATTGTAATCTGCTCCTGGTTTCCGGTGGCCTCTCAGACCTCTTTCGGGATCCAGACTACCCCCAGGGCACAGTTTGAGGCGGCGCGCACCTTGGGAGGCAACACAGGGTATCTTGTGTTTCATGTGGCGGTTCCGCATGCCATGCCGCAGATTTTCTCCGGCATCACCACCGCCTGCGCGGGCTCCTTCACCTGCCTGGTCATCGCCGAGATGATGGGTCAGCCCGGCGGCCTGGGCTATTACATCAATGTCGCCAAGGTGTGGGCCGCTTACTATAAAATATTTGCCGCCATTCTGATCATGGCAATTCTCTTCAGCCTGATTCTGGCGGTCCTGGGCGCGATCCGCGACTATGTGCTTCGCTGGCAAAGGGGGCAGTTCAAATGA
- a CDS encoding conserved hypothetical protein (Evidence 4 : Homologs of previously reported genes of unknown function), with product MGEEKKGGGQKQAISLQQLRQIQELAETIRYGSITLVFQDGILIQIDKSEKIRIPKT from the coding sequence ATGGGAGAAGAGAAGAAAGGCGGGGGGCAGAAACAGGCTATCTCGCTCCAGCAGCTGCGACAGATCCAGGAACTTGCTGAGACCATCCGTTACGGCTCCATCACCTTGGTGTTTCAGGATGGTATCCTGATACAAATAGATAAGAGCGAGAAAATTCGTATTCCTAAAACATGA
- a CDS encoding conserved hypothetical protein (Evidence 4 : Homologs of previously reported genes of unknown function), with protein MILCQALTHIPLSQYAFANSETNMTIRLRAAKDNLTRCVLWYGDRVQPSEPIVFTPVEMEKAAFDLEFDYYDATFDTPYTRVCYYFELTDAEESLYLYADLFSKKLPLERSEFYQYPFIRREEISTVPEWLKRAVVYNIFPDSFASGKRTIRGTPSEMEWERGIALKSRLGGTVKGITENLDYIADQGFNCIYINPIFTAGEYHKYDLLDYFHVSSNMGTDEDFRELVDRAHSMGLRVVIDGVFNHCSWQFFAFDDVVKNGESSRYRDWFYGLQFPVVRPDREDEAPAYSSFAYERKMPKLNSSNPEVRAYFMEVCAHWIRDFHVDGWRLDVANEVDRDFWRDFKRTGRALDPESVMIGEIWESSESWLRGDMFDSTMNYDFRKNCRDFFGTEQINAEEFNARVTQMNFRYPTGIVQGQLNLLDSHDVNRFFTYCRGDYRRLRLAEVFLFTAPGAPCVFYGDELGMPGDREFSLRGPMPWNDPPSDERELFKALIALRKRNDALICGKFKVLAMDDKGLYVFARELNEKMVIVALNAREGTAELGEYAPKGESALSYMLDGEILGAFGYAVWEQAV; from the coding sequence ATGATTTTATGTCAGGCCTTGACCCATATACCGCTGTCCCAGTATGCCTTCGCCAACAGTGAGACCAACATGACCATCCGGCTCCGCGCTGCCAAGGACAATCTGACACGATGCGTCCTCTGGTACGGGGACCGCGTCCAGCCAAGCGAACCCATCGTCTTTACTCCCGTGGAGATGGAAAAGGCCGCCTTTGACCTTGAATTTGACTACTACGACGCCACCTTCGACACGCCCTATACCCGGGTGTGTTACTACTTCGAGCTCACGGATGCCGAGGAGTCGCTGTACCTGTACGCCGATCTCTTCTCGAAGAAGCTGCCGCTGGAGCGGAGTGAGTTTTACCAGTACCCCTTTATCCGGCGGGAGGAGATCAGCACCGTGCCCGAGTGGCTTAAGAGAGCCGTGGTCTATAATATTTTTCCCGACAGCTTTGCCTCCGGAAAGCGGACGATCCGCGGCACGCCCTCCGAGATGGAGTGGGAACGGGGCATTGCCCTGAAATCCCGGCTGGGCGGCACGGTGAAGGGTATCACGGAGAACCTGGATTACATCGCGGACCAGGGGTTTAACTGCATCTATATCAACCCTATCTTCACCGCCGGTGAGTACCACAAATACGACCTGCTGGACTACTTTCACGTCTCCTCCAACATGGGTACCGACGAGGACTTCCGGGAGCTGGTGGACAGGGCCCATTCCATGGGACTCCGGGTGGTGATCGACGGCGTGTTCAACCACTGCAGCTGGCAGTTCTTCGCCTTTGACGACGTGGTGAAAAACGGGGAGAGCTCCCGCTACAGGGATTGGTTTTATGGCCTCCAATTCCCCGTCGTCCGGCCCGACCGCGAGGACGAGGCGCCCGCCTACAGCAGTTTTGCCTACGAGCGGAAGATGCCCAAGCTCAACTCCTCCAACCCGGAGGTCAGGGCCTATTTCATGGAGGTGTGCGCCCACTGGATCCGGGATTTCCACGTGGACGGCTGGAGGCTCGACGTGGCGAACGAGGTGGACCGGGACTTCTGGCGAGACTTCAAGCGGACCGGCCGCGCCCTTGACCCGGAAAGCGTCATGATCGGCGAGATCTGGGAGAGCTCTGAGAGCTGGCTCCGGGGGGACATGTTCGACTCTACCATGAACTACGACTTCCGCAAGAACTGCCGGGACTTTTTCGGTACGGAGCAGATCAATGCCGAAGAGTTCAACGCCCGGGTCACCCAGATGAATTTCCGCTACCCCACGGGTATTGTGCAGGGGCAGCTCAACCTGCTGGACAGCCATGACGTGAACCGTTTCTTTACCTATTGCCGGGGGGATTACCGCAGGCTCCGGCTGGCGGAGGTCTTTCTCTTCACCGCGCCGGGCGCGCCCTGCGTCTTCTACGGCGACGAGCTGGGGATGCCGGGCGACCGCGAGTTTTCCCTCCGGGGCCCAATGCCCTGGAACGACCCGCCCTCCGACGAGCGGGAGCTGTTCAAAGCCCTCATTGCCCTGCGCAAGCGCAATGACGCGCTGATTTGCGGCAAGTTCAAGGTCCTCGCCATGGACGACAAGGGCCTCTATGTCTTCGCGCGGGAGCTGAATGAAAAAATGGTCATCGTCGCCCTGAACGCGCGGGAGGGGACGGCGGAGCTGGGCGAATATGCCCCGAAAGGCGAGAGCGCGCTTTCCTACATGCTCGACGGCGAGATCCTCGGCGCGTTCGGTTACGCGGTGTGGGAACAAGCCGTATAA
- a CDS encoding conserved exported hypothetical protein (Evidence 4 : Homologs of previously reported genes of unknown function), with protein MKKRSVKRLLSFATCVIMLFSLVPQGVLATETTTTTSTLSLQGERIYQIMTDRFYDGDSTNNATGEALRYQEVTAEDMRYMKGGDWQGIIDKLPYIKGMGYTAIWISPVMDPQLWSVPDDAGVQGPTAYHGYHIYDPYRASRYFGAEDPQDSKEKLKELVDACHEEGIKVIFDVVPNHVGDYLKGVGSNAQYSTATSYKAGTQLQPVAPFNNVSWYHNLGPIDWDNEHPHNAWSTQMLEDHDLGELDDIDFDVPAAKQAVFDSIKYWYDYTGADAARVDAAKCMYPEDIHDLQSYLNVPTFGENFDMHTDFVSQWVGDNGEVGMLDFPLFQAMVDAFAHGSDFNNQSFSIKSVLDQDYLYGDNANEMVVFLDNHDRNRFLTEAGGDVAKLQNALTFLFTVRGVPVVFQGTEQNRGNMYDDLMYGMADSWNRWSMVEKSANGTVLHDYFNTSTDSYQLVAQLNGLKETYPALSYGTQREMWASPNLYAFSRRIDSGTNAGEELICAFNNSAGKQNAFMSIRAESSIQPGTVLENVFDASDRITVSQSRKIAVSLNGNSNKIYKVSANQTKTTVPVTFNIQNATTAYGQNIYIAGNVAALGNWDTSKAAGPAACPAYPNWSVTVNLPVGQAIQFKAIKRDVGAVEWESTGNRTYTVPANGGALSFKWSTTGETQLVPVQFTVKNASTLWGENIYIAGNVAELGSWSADLAAGPALCPNYPDWTVFIDVPAGQVIEWKALKKGSSTTTVWQSGGNNSFTAPTTGVGTATTMWS; from the coding sequence ATGAAGAAGCGTTCTGTAAAGCGGTTACTGTCGTTTGCTACGTGTGTTATCATGCTTTTTTCGCTCGTGCCGCAAGGAGTTTTGGCAACGGAAACTACCACCACAACCAGTACCCTGTCTCTACAGGGTGAGCGAATCTATCAGATCATGACGGACCGCTTTTATGACGGCGATTCGACGAACAATGCGACTGGCGAGGCCCTTCGCTACCAGGAGGTCACAGCGGAAGACATGCGGTACATGAAGGGCGGCGACTGGCAGGGCATCATTGACAAGCTGCCGTATATCAAGGGCATGGGATATACCGCCATCTGGATCTCTCCCGTTATGGACCCTCAGCTTTGGAGTGTTCCGGATGATGCCGGTGTGCAGGGACCCACCGCGTATCACGGCTACCATATCTATGACCCCTACCGTGCCAGCCGCTATTTCGGCGCGGAGGATCCGCAGGACAGCAAGGAAAAATTAAAAGAGCTGGTTGACGCCTGCCATGAGGAAGGCATCAAGGTCATCTTCGACGTAGTTCCAAACCACGTCGGTGATTATCTGAAGGGTGTGGGCAGCAACGCGCAGTACTCTACGGCCACCAGCTATAAGGCGGGCACGCAGCTGCAGCCCGTGGCGCCATTCAATAATGTCAGCTGGTATCATAACCTGGGCCCCATCGACTGGGATAATGAGCACCCCCACAACGCTTGGAGTACGCAGATGCTGGAGGACCATGACCTGGGTGAGCTGGACGACATCGACTTTGATGTCCCTGCCGCAAAGCAGGCGGTGTTTGACTCCATAAAGTACTGGTATGACTATACCGGCGCCGATGCTGCCCGGGTGGATGCCGCCAAATGTATGTACCCCGAGGATATCCACGACCTTCAAAGCTATTTGAACGTCCCAACATTCGGCGAAAACTTTGATATGCATACGGATTTTGTTTCCCAGTGGGTCGGCGACAACGGCGAAGTAGGGATGCTCGACTTCCCTCTTTTCCAGGCGATGGTAGACGCATTCGCCCATGGAAGCGATTTTAATAACCAGAGTTTTTCAATTAAGAGCGTGTTGGATCAGGACTATCTGTATGGTGACAATGCCAATGAGATGGTCGTTTTCCTCGATAACCATGACCGCAACCGGTTCCTTACTGAGGCGGGGGGAGATGTCGCAAAGCTTCAGAACGCGCTTACATTCCTCTTCACGGTACGCGGGGTCCCCGTGGTATTCCAGGGTACGGAGCAAAATCGCGGCAATATGTATGACGACCTCATGTATGGAATGGCCGATTCCTGGAATCGCTGGTCGATGGTAGAAAAGAGCGCCAACGGCACTGTGCTTCATGACTACTTTAATACCAGCACGGACAGTTACCAGCTTGTCGCGCAGCTCAACGGGCTGAAAGAGACGTACCCCGCGCTGAGCTATGGAACACAGCGCGAGATGTGGGCCTCTCCCAACCTCTATGCGTTCTCGCGCCGCATTGACAGCGGCACCAACGCCGGGGAGGAGCTCATCTGCGCGTTCAACAACTCTGCCGGGAAACAAAATGCATTTATGTCCATCCGTGCGGAGAGCTCTATCCAGCCCGGTACGGTCCTTGAAAATGTATTTGACGCCAGCGACCGTATTACTGTTTCGCAGAGCCGCAAGATCGCGGTTTCACTCAACGGAAATTCCAATAAGATTTACAAGGTAAGCGCCAACCAGACAAAGACCACGGTGCCGGTCACATTCAATATCCAGAACGCGACTACCGCGTATGGGCAGAATATTTATATCGCCGGCAACGTCGCGGCGCTTGGAAACTGGGACACCAGCAAAGCCGCGGGTCCCGCAGCCTGTCCGGCATACCCCAACTGGAGCGTTACGGTCAATCTTCCTGTCGGCCAGGCGATTCAGTTCAAAGCAATTAAACGCGATGTCGGCGCGGTAGAATGGGAGAGTACAGGGAATCGTACCTATACGGTTCCTGCGAACGGAGGGGCGCTTTCGTTCAAGTGGTCTACAACAGGGGAGACGCAGCTTGTCCCCGTCCAGTTTACCGTGAAAAATGCGTCAACCCTATGGGGAGAGAACATCTACATTGCCGGCAACGTCGCAGAGCTGGGCAGCTGGAGCGCTGATCTTGCGGCAGGACCCGCCCTTTGCCCCAACTACCCGGATTGGACGGTGTTCATTGACGTGCCCGCTGGCCAGGTCATAGAGTGGAAAGCGCTGAAAAAGGGGTCGAGTACAACGACGGTCTGGCAGTCCGGAGGCAATAACAGCTTTACCGCGCCAACCACTGGAGTCGGTACGGCGACGACCATGTGGTCATGA
- a CDS encoding conserved membrane hypothetical protein (Evidence 4 : Homologs of previously reported genes of unknown function), whose amino-acid sequence MCGEMPYAGLPFFYDLLAWQREGKIGTKNKNNIVGVALLVLGLLLSAGTARLFPVCGPTENGAWMKCHWSSQAIIGVGVVLVVLAAAYLLSPRRLIRAGISLAVLPIGLLAAAIPNGLIGLCGNAEMQCRATTQPAVTILSIAVAVLGAANAFWLLGAEYKGKASDQ is encoded by the coding sequence GTGTGCGGCGAGATGCCGTATGCAGGACTTCCGTTTTTTTATGATCTGCTGGCATGGCAAAGAGAGGGGAAGATAGGTACGAAAAACAAGAACAACATCGTTGGCGTTGCCCTTTTGGTATTGGGTCTGCTGTTGAGCGCCGGTACGGCGCGGCTGTTTCCTGTCTGCGGCCCCACAGAAAATGGGGCATGGATGAAGTGCCACTGGTCGAGCCAAGCGATCATCGGCGTTGGAGTGGTGCTGGTGGTGCTGGCCGCGGCCTATCTGCTGTCGCCGCGGCGACTGATCCGCGCGGGAATCAGCCTTGCGGTGCTGCCCATAGGCCTTTTGGCAGCGGCAATTCCGAATGGACTGATCGGCCTTTGCGGAAACGCTGAGATGCAGTGCCGCGCCACTACCCAGCCCGCCGTCACCATCCTCAGTATCGCGGTTGCCGTTCTTGGCGCAGCCAATGCATTCTGGTTGTTGGGAGCGGAGTATAAAGGGAAGGCGTCAGACCAATGA
- the lolD gene encoding Lipoprotein-releasing system ATP-binding protein LolD: MNMLKANGVSRTFRRGAGTVSAVQGITLELPSGQLTAIVGRSGSGKSTLLNLLAGLLTPTEGTVLLDGQELYRLPDAELSRLRSQKIGVIAQGQTALQNLTVLENIILPCALYPGVSDAAGRAQALLERVGISRLATARPASLSGGELRRMAVARALIRQPSVILADEPTSDLDGENTAAVIALLRQAADQGSAVLLVTHETDCLKSADEVYRMDGGMLSNI; the protein is encoded by the coding sequence ATGAACATGCTGAAAGCCAATGGTGTAAGCAGGACCTTCCGGCGTGGAGCAGGTACGGTTTCGGCGGTGCAGGGCATCACACTGGAGCTGCCATCCGGGCAGCTTACGGCAATCGTCGGCCGGTCGGGCAGTGGAAAGAGCACCCTGCTGAACCTGCTGGCCGGACTTCTGACTCCTACGGAAGGGACCGTATTGCTGGATGGGCAGGAGCTGTACCGGCTGCCGGACGCAGAGCTATCCCGTCTGCGCAGCCAGAAGATCGGCGTGATTGCGCAGGGGCAGACGGCGCTGCAGAACCTTACCGTACTGGAAAACATTATACTGCCGTGCGCGTTGTACCCCGGGGTGAGCGACGCTGCCGGCCGGGCGCAGGCTCTGCTGGAGCGGGTGGGTATCTCACGGCTCGCAACAGCCAGACCGGCAAGCCTTTCAGGCGGCGAGCTGCGCCGCATGGCCGTTGCCCGCGCGCTGATCCGACAGCCCTCGGTTATTTTGGCGGACGAACCGACAAGCGATCTTGACGGCGAAAATACGGCGGCCGTTATCGCGCTGCTTCGTCAGGCCGCCGACCAGGGAAGTGCGGTATTGCTTGTCACCCACGAAACGGACTGCCTGAAAAGCGCTGATGAGGTCTACCGTATGGACGGCGGTATGTTAAGCAATATTTGA
- a CDS encoding conserved membrane hypothetical protein (Evidence 4 : Homologs of previously reported genes of unknown function), with product MSMKKIKKALRLPALNLVFILLCFVTLLPILYALSVSLNASNSLLTTELRLFPREMTLQNYQTVLFDKPFLTWIKNSALLSACTVALTLAVAVPAAYAFSRFRFGGRRAAMNILLLLNAFPAILSMFAIYRMMKLMNLLNSYLGLVLIYTGTMAIFALWNMKGYFDSIPKDIEEAARIDGVSDFQLVTRIVLPLARPSIIVTAVLVLIYVWNEYIFTTIFLSGADKYTLAVGLYSLQATEYTRNWPLFSAASILTSIPVLIIFFLIQKHMVSGLAAGGVKG from the coding sequence ATGAGTATGAAGAAAATCAAGAAAGCCCTGCGGCTTCCGGCCCTCAACCTCGTCTTTATCCTGCTGTGCTTTGTGACGCTGCTGCCCATCCTCTATGCGCTCTCCGTGTCCCTCAACGCCAGCAACAGCCTCCTGACCACCGAGCTGCGGCTTTTCCCCCGGGAGATGACCCTGCAAAACTACCAAACCGTCCTCTTTGATAAGCCCTTTTTGACTTGGATCAAAAATTCCGCCCTACTGAGCGCCTGTACCGTCGCCCTCACCCTGGCGGTGGCGGTCCCCGCGGCCTACGCCTTCTCCCGTTTCCGCTTCGGGGGGCGGAGGGCGGCCATGAACATCCTGCTCCTGCTCAACGCTTTTCCCGCTATTCTGTCTATGTTCGCCATCTACCGTATGATGAAGCTGATGAACCTGCTCAACAGCTACCTGGGGCTGGTGCTCATCTATACCGGCACTATGGCCATCTTTGCCCTGTGGAACATGAAGGGCTATTTCGACAGCATCCCCAAGGACATTGAGGAGGCCGCCAGGATCGACGGCGTCAGCGACTTCCAGCTGGTGACGCGCATCGTCCTGCCCCTGGCCCGGCCCAGCATCATCGTCACCGCCGTTCTGGTGCTCATCTATGTGTGGAACGAGTACATCTTCACCACGATCTTCCTCTCCGGGGCCGACAAGTACACCCTGGCGGTGGGACTCTACTCTCTCCAGGCCACCGAGTACACCCGGAATTGGCCGCTGTTCTCCGCTGCGAGCATCCTAACGTCCATCCCCGTGCTCATCATCTTTTTCCTGATCCAGAAGCACATGGTGTCCGGCCTCGCCGCGGGCGGCGTCAAGGGGTAA
- a CDS encoding hypothetical protein (Evidence 5 : No homology to any previously reported sequences) → MVLFPSRTIRQPYRSPEPADAFQYIFIVCLGNKKSGTALTAPGLTNGHVTFHLLKVNDGRNKAPGHMIVREGSIRPHRKLLLSKLRK, encoded by the coding sequence ATGGTTCTTTTCCCTTCCCGCACCATCCGGCAGCCATACCGCTCTCCCGAGCCGGCAGACGCTTTTCAGTACATCTTCATCGTTTGTTTGGGCAACAAAAAATCCGGGACAGCTTTAACAGCTCCCGGACTGACAAATGGCCATGTTACGTTTCACTTATTGAAGGTGAACGATGGGCGCAATAAAGCACCCGGCCATATGATCGTCCGGGAAGGCAGCATTCGTCCACATCGAAAATTACTCCTCAGCAAATTAAGGAAATAG
- a CDS encoding conserved membrane hypothetical protein (Evidence 4 : Homologs of previously reported genes of unknown function) — translation MNSKQTDRSILRRLPRLNLRNRPYRTAGLVLLVTCLAFALFGGSVLAVSLQRGLRSVEARFGADLIAVPLGYDTGLESILLKGEPSYFYLDKSYLEEIARIEGVGQVSAQFYLTSTGSDCCDLPVQLIGFDPSTDFSVQPWIRQSYDGDLTAGAVLVGGDIEVENGKSLTFFDREYLVAAQLEKTGTGLDNAVYANMDTLRDLMEASQEKGFYFLDDSDPDSVISSVLIKTAEGYDAETVARNIRFKLDGLQLVKTQSMISGIGESLSAFSSLLYVFVGVFLLLSLAMLTVVFSVTANERKREFAILRVLGATRKRLASLLLAESLLVSVSGGLLGTALAALVVFPFHVAISQRLGLPYLAPGGLSIIRLLSMSLAVTFAAGPLAAAFSAWRISRAETSLTLREGE, via the coding sequence ATGAACTCGAAACAAACTGACAGATCTATTTTACGCCGTCTGCCGCGTCTCAATCTGCGAAACCGCCCCTACCGTACCGCCGGTTTGGTGCTGCTGGTCACATGCTTGGCCTTCGCGTTGTTTGGCGGATCGGTGCTTGCGGTGAGCTTGCAGCGGGGGCTGCGCAGCGTCGAAGCACGCTTTGGGGCCGATCTGATCGCTGTTCCGCTGGGGTACGACACCGGGCTGGAGTCCATCCTGCTAAAAGGAGAGCCCAGCTATTTCTATTTGGATAAATCTTATCTGGAGGAGATAGCCCGGATCGAGGGGGTGGGACAGGTTTCGGCGCAGTTCTATCTGACCTCCACGGGGTCGGATTGCTGCGACCTGCCGGTTCAACTGATCGGCTTTGACCCATCCACCGATTTTTCTGTCCAGCCGTGGATCCGGCAAAGCTATGACGGCGACTTGACCGCTGGCGCGGTGCTGGTGGGCGGCGACATCGAGGTTGAAAACGGAAAGTCTCTGACCTTCTTTGACCGGGAGTATCTTGTAGCCGCCCAACTGGAGAAGACCGGCACGGGCCTGGATAACGCCGTCTACGCCAACATGGATACTCTGCGGGATCTGATGGAGGCCTCACAAGAGAAGGGCTTCTATTTTCTGGATGATTCAGACCCGGACAGCGTCATCTCTTCCGTGCTGATCAAAACGGCCGAGGGCTATGACGCCGAGACCGTTGCCCGCAACATCCGTTTCAAGCTGGATGGCTTGCAGCTGGTGAAAACACAGAGCATGATTTCCGGCATTGGGGAGAGCTTAAGCGCTTTCTCAAGCCTCCTGTATGTCTTCGTTGGGGTGTTCCTGCTGCTCTCGCTGGCGATGCTGACCGTCGTGTTTTCCGTCACCGCGAATGAGCGTAAGAGGGAGTTCGCCATCTTGCGGGTGCTGGGTGCGACCCGTAAGCGCCTTGCGTCCCTGCTGCTGGCAGAATCGCTGCTGGTCAGCGTCAGCGGGGGACTGCTGGGGACTGCGCTGGCGGCGCTGGTGGTATTCCCCTTCCATGTAGCCATAAGTCAGCGCTTGGGCTTGCCCTATCTGGCGCCCGGCGGGTTGAGCATTATCCGGCTGCTGTCAATGAGCCTTGCGGTAACCTTTGCGGCGGGACCGCTGGCGGCGGCATTTTCGGCCTGGCGTATCAGCCGTGCGGAAACCAGCCTGACGTTGCGGGAGGGGGAATGA
- a CDS encoding Extracellular solute-binding protein family 3, which translates to MKRKTLLTAVAGVLALSTLLSACGNGAAQSSGSPAPGGSDASTPASKIKWQITIPGKSGSLCNAPTYIAYEKGFFAEEGIDVELITADFEAKKVGLANGTIATINGDFQYFPSIEAGVEMTVVEGLHQGCIKLNVLPDSDIQGVEDLVGATIAVDEIGGTPYQVALLWLAQNGISADQVTFLPFNDGALELEALYKGDVDVAALWDPLATTSVEEGRVRTILDISKDEPFAGHYCCFLYASNKVLKEDPELIAAELRAYHKAQNWIYENPEEAVELVTEKQYVSIEDHDLAVSLVKSYGYPSTEDYEKNAVDVAADVEYFAQALYDIGFLTTKPEEYVKSAYTEVDLTLGQK; encoded by the coding sequence TTGAAACGGAAAACTTTACTTACGGCTGTCGCAGGTGTGCTGGCGCTGTCCACTCTGCTTTCGGCCTGCGGAAACGGCGCCGCCCAAAGCTCGGGCAGTCCGGCCCCCGGCGGGAGTGACGCTAGCACCCCCGCCTCCAAGATCAAATGGCAGATCACGATCCCCGGTAAGAGCGGCTCTCTCTGCAACGCGCCGACGTACATTGCCTATGAAAAGGGGTTCTTTGCCGAGGAGGGTATTGACGTTGAACTGATTACCGCCGACTTTGAGGCCAAAAAGGTTGGCCTGGCCAACGGCACCATTGCCACAATCAACGGAGACTTCCAGTATTTCCCCTCTATCGAGGCCGGTGTGGAGATGACCGTTGTTGAGGGCCTGCATCAGGGCTGCATCAAGCTCAATGTGCTGCCGGACTCCGACATTCAGGGGGTGGAGGACCTGGTCGGCGCGACCATCGCCGTTGATGAGATCGGCGGGACTCCCTATCAGGTCGCCCTTCTCTGGCTAGCGCAGAATGGTATCTCCGCGGACCAGGTGACCTTCCTGCCCTTCAACGATGGCGCTTTGGAGCTGGAGGCCCTCTATAAAGGTGACGTCGACGTCGCCGCGCTGTGGGATCCGCTCGCGACCACCTCAGTGGAAGAGGGGCGCGTCCGTACCATTCTGGACATCTCCAAGGATGAGCCGTTTGCCGGACATTACTGCTGCTTCCTGTACGCCTCCAACAAGGTTCTGAAGGAGGACCCGGAGCTGATCGCCGCTGAACTGCGCGCCTACCATAAGGCCCAGAACTGGATTTATGAGAATCCCGAAGAGGCCGTTGAGCTTGTGACGGAGAAACAGTATGTGTCCATCGAGGACCACGATCTGGCGGTCTCTCTGGTCAAGTCCTATGGCTATCCCTCCACCGAGGACTATGAGAAAAACGCGGTTGACGTTGCGGCAGACGTCGAGTACTTCGCGCAGGCACTGTATGACATCGGTTTCCTGACCACCAAGCCCGAGGAATATGTCAAGTCGGCTTACACCGAAGTTGACCTGACGCTTGGGCAAAAGTAG